One window of the Camarhynchus parvulus chromosome 2, STF_HiC, whole genome shotgun sequence genome contains the following:
- the GJD4 gene encoding gap junction delta-4 protein, which produces MEHWDSLGFLIVTLNYNVTIVGKLWLMLMILLRMAVVVLGGYPLYQDEQERFVCNTLQPGCSNVCYDLFSPVSHFRFWLIQTVSILLPYAAFSIYVLHKVAVHIVRMHCLVHECKRNKGLSSPKNVKELCRSAVVNRVDCGADNLSVLNFSGAYTIHLFVRTLLEVAFAAVQYFLFGFFVPDRFSCHHSPCTSAVDCYISRPTEKSIMMIFIWGVSSLSFLLSLADLVCALRRTTARNQKNKQLANLCTDKECRIHLPPAQHSSSSPPQNEDGPAANSCQISDGCCSPLPEEEEEAVLHPGGVPQQSASTNLSSNNFCVPGDLGAKQQSTEEPLCASDPQGTPCSQVRPRLQQDFIKDTALALRPQMESPLGVSSSLVQSKLLGFYPSAELKSPDEQSNYSSSSCLRSKKSEWV; this is translated from the exons ATGGAGCACTGGGACTCACTGGGATTTTTGATAGTCACACTCAACTATAATGTGACTATTGTAG gGAAGCTCTGGCTGATGTTGATGATCCTGCTGCGCATGGCAGTGGTGGTGTTAGGAGGCTACCCCCTGTACCAGGATGAGCAGGAGCGCTTTGTGTGCAACACCCTGCAGCCAGGATGCTCCAACGTTTGCTATGACTTGTTCTCTCCCGTGTCTCACTTTAGGTTCTGGCTCATTCAGACTGTGTCTATCCTGCTGCCCTATGCTGCGTTCAGCATTTATGTTTTGCACAAGGTGGCTGTGCACATTGTCAGAATGCACTGTCTGGTGCATGAGTGCAAGAGGAACAAGGGTTTATCAAGCCCCAAAAATGTGAAGGAGCTCTGTAGAAGTGCAGTTGTCAATAGAGTAGATTGTGGTGCAGACAACCTAAGTGTCCTTAATTTTTCAGGGGCATATACCATTCATCTTTTTGTTAGGACCCTACTTGAGGTTGCCTTTGCAGCTgtgcaatattttctttttggattttttgttccTGACCGCTTTTCGTGCCACCACTCACCTTGCACGAGCGCTGTTGACTGCTACATCTCCAGGCCCACTGAGAAATCCATCATGATGATTTTCATCTGGGGGGTGAGCAGTCTGTCCTTCCTGCTCAGCCTTGCTGATCTCGTCTGCGCTCTCCGGAGAACAACAGCAAGGAACCAAAAGAACAAGCAGCTGGCAAACCTCTGCACAGACAAGGAGTGCAGGATACatcttcccccagcccagcacagtaGCTCCTCTCCACCTCAAAATGAGGATGGcccagcagcaaacagctgtCAGATCAGTGATGGCTGCTGCTCACCTctccctgaggaggaagaagaggctgTTCTTCATCCTGGAGGTGTCCCCCAGCAAAGTGCCAGCACTAACCTCAGCAGCAATAATTTCTGTGTGCCAGGAGACCTTGGTGCTaagcagcagagcactgaaGAGCCCTTGTGTGCCAGTGACCCCCAAGGAACTCCCTGCAGCCAAGTGAGACCCAGACTTCAGCAAGACTTCATTAAAGATACTGCCCTGGCTTTGAGGCCTCAGATGGAGTCTCCCCTTGGAGTTTCTTCCTCTCTTGTTCAGAGCAAGCTTTTAGGGTTCTACCCTTCAGCTGAGCTAAAAAGCCCTGATGAACAATCAAATTATAGCAGCTCTAGCTGCCTGAGGTCAAAAAAGTCTGAATGGGTATAG